A genomic window from Colletotrichum destructivum chromosome 7, complete sequence includes:
- a CDS encoding uncharacterized protein (Putative transcription factor domain, fungi): MGTADVDELVAPDVKEQLIDLYFEWEQPWHHFVDERLFRDSLLSYGCYSSPLLLLCVLAVGSRYSDRLEVRSDPNDPNTAGRIFLEPAETLLRSDIKSPSITTIQSLGILGIYYVVGAYISFFQFLHLANFFLKSIGSDNLGWLHFGMANRLLIDLGFNLDSTVLTGIGSLEKEEVQLRRQVYWSLYCNDKLWASYTGRVCTMLDSQGAVPLPTTPLSNEMDSGGASALSRSLSHLLRALATHCQILERILMNLYAPKRLALAAEKRGFFESCMFTLKGWYYSLPKELKINTAMRTHDGSPSPHAYIINMVYHTSIILLAKPFLSYGERNAPKFAVPQPGENDDFPQRASAVCLEAAGEICRLAEGYREAFHSFRRSPLTATHCTLTAALVILFVRHENVHSTALQTFTDFGCCMKTV; this comes from the exons ATGGGAACCGCAGACGTAGACGAGCTTGTAGCTCCAGACGTGAAAGAGCAACTGATCGATCTATACTTTGAGTGGGAACAGCCATGGCATCATTTTGTGGACGAAAGGCTCTTCCGGGACAGCCTTCTGAGCTATGGGTGTTATTCGAGTCCGCTTCTGCTTTTGTGCGTCTTGGCCGTGGGTTCAAGATATTCCGATCGACTCGAAGTTCGAAGCGACCCAAATGACCCCAATACAGCCGGCCGTATCTTTCTGGAACCGGCCGAGACTCTACTTAGAAGTGACATCAAGTCCCCTAGTATCACCACAATCCAATCCCTGGGAATTTTGGGTATTTACTATGTTGTGGGTGCCTACATATCGTTCTTTCAATTCTTACACTTGGCTAATTTCTTCCTAAAGTCCATTGGTTCTGACAACCTTGGCTGGTTGCACTTTGGCATGGCGAACCGATTGCTAATCGACTTGGGCTTCAATTTGGACAGCACAGTTCTCACCGGCATAGGCTCCctagagaaggaggaagttCAGCTACGTCGACAAGTGTACTGGTCGTTGTACTGCAACGACAAGTTGTGGGCTAGCTACACTGGCAGGGTTTGCACCATGCTG GACTCTCAAGGTGCTGTACCTCTGCCGACAACTCCCTTGTCGAACGAGATGGACAGCGGGGGTGCCTCTGCTCTTTCTCGCTCTCTGAGTCACTTACTACGGGCACTGGCGACACATTGCCAAATCCTGGAGAGGATATTGATGAACCT ATATGCGCCAAAGAGACTCGCCTTGGCAGCAGAAAAGCGAGGCTTTTTCGAATCCTGCATGTTCACACTCAAGGGTTGGTACTATTCCCTACCCAAGGAGTTAAAGATCAACACGGCAATGCGAACTCACGACGGCTCTCCATCGCCTCACGCGTATATCATCAACATGGTTTACCACACCTCCATCATTTTATTAGCAAAACCTTTTCTTTCTTACGGCGAGAGAAATGCACCAAAGTTTGCAGTACCACAGCCTGGCGAAAACGATGACTTCCCCCAGCGGGCTTCGGCAGTATGTCTTGAAGCTGCTGGAGAAATATGTCGTCTGGCAGAAGGTTATCGAGAGGCCTTCCACAGCTTCCGTCGTAGCCCCCTGACGGCGACGCACTGCACGCTTACTGCGGCACTCGTCATCCTGTTTGTCCGGCATGAGAATGTACATTCGACCGCCCTCCAGACCTTTACAGATTTCGGCTGTTGCATGAAGACTGTGTGA
- a CDS encoding Putative metallopeptidase, catalytic domain superfamily, protein MHFLTLFQHLIISLFIYEAQGLVTSRGFRFTTPKNGQEGGCTPEDIEIIRHELKIVKEAAETAARDVTNYPFFYAFQKPNNAFFKDKQFTKAAREFFLRMARIADESYRGDNFRIHCRIEDCRYMGRGTHAILTESVMRQFVPPVLWLMKPSDPVLAFCEPFFTGVSGVPTQQRLEQFRQDLKELKEGKVKNLQSTSVNMDKVADTRSKVIMHELSHINYVAKPIIDIVRPNALRKKAMADYVYDVFECYQLANGWWKSGNGWTGDVKNGVKGVKRAAMNAENWALVGMGTWFSKQLRIKKISIPGARDNHWGQEAET, encoded by the exons ATGCATTTCCTTACGTTATTTCAGCACCTGATAATATCTCTATTCATATATGAAGCCCAGGGTCTTGTCACATCCCGCGGGTTCAGGTTCACCACCCCGAAAAATGGCCAAGAGGGTGGATGCACCCCAGAAGATATTGAAATTATCCGCCACGAACTGAAAATTGTAAAGGAAGCTGCCGAaaccgccgcccgcgacgtCACCAATTACCCTTTCTTTTACGCTTTTCAAAAGCCGAACAATGCGTTTTTTAAGGATAAGCAATTCACCAAAGCGGCAAGGGAGTTCTTTCTTCGTATGGCTCGCATCGCAGACGAATCTTATCGCGGTGACAACTTCCGTATCCATTGCCGCATCGAGGACTGCAGATACATGGGAAGAGGGACTCACGCTATATTGACGGAAAGTGTCATGCGCCAGTTTGTGCCCCCGGTATTATGGCTTATGAAACCATCTGATCCTGTCCTGGCTTTCTGCGAGCCATTCTTCACCGGAGTTAGTGGAGTTCCTACTCAACAGCGCTTAGAACAATTCAGGCAGGACCTCAAAGAACTCAAGGAGGGTAAAGTCAAGAACTTACAGTCGACGTCCGTGAACATGGACAAAGTCGCCGACACGAGGAGCAAGGTTATAATGCACGAGCTGTCACACATCAACTATGTGGCCAAGCCCATAATCGACATAGTGAGACCCAACGCTCTTAGAAAAAAGGC AATGGCAGACTACGTTTACGACGTCTTTGAATGCTATCAACTTGCTAACGGCTGGTGGAAGAGTGGCAATGGGTGGACGGGGGATGTGAAGAATGGGGTGAAGGGGGTGAAGCGGGCTGCAATGAATGCAGAGAATTGGGCACTGGTTGGAATGGGAACTTGGTTTTCCAAGCAGTTGAGGATTAAGAAGATTTCCATTCCGGGAGCACGAGACAACCACTGGGGGCAGGAAGCTGAAACATAA
- a CDS encoding Putative major facilitator, sugar transporter, major facilitator superfamily, producing the protein MLSKPNKCLPKILLTIPRICSLTLAGTIVELFAPDWKVWIVAKLLMGAAMGSMQATTQTYVSEVTPAEIRGFTLSLFFQFWIILGSLLASCVLQATKSINSPWSWKAAVITQLCPALLSLVLFIPLVPESPYFLVAKGRTDQARRCLSIIRGQDDHDVDAEILEIQTTLEHERQLSSSGQNPSYLECFQKTDLRRTMIACLPVVMQLFLGFPLCGNYLAYFLTLSGVSDAFLITLISVLLSMFAVVSAFSLVERVGRRPQVLFGTCGMLGCLLVISLLGFFGRGEVWNSKVLAAFCIIWSIFYYSSVGAVGWTIVGEISSARLRAKTTSLAAVSSSVFNMGWSIAIPYLVNAEEANLGPKSGLIFLGCGTVLAVISFFVIPETKGKSFHELDDMFANRLSARKF; encoded by the coding sequence ATGCTTTCAAAGCCAAATAAGTGCTTGCCGAAAATTCTCCTAACCATTCCCCGGATTTGCAGCCTCACCCTTGCCGGCACAATCGTTGAGCTCTTTGCACCAGACTGGAAGGTTTGGATTGTCGCAAAACTTCTCATGGGCGCCGCCATGGGATCCATGCAGGCGACCACGCAGACATACGTGTCCGAAGTGACGCCTGCTGAAATCCGTGGTTTCACGCTTTCGCTTTTCTTCCAGTTTTGGATCATCTTGGGCTCGCTCCTCGCTTCTTGCGTCCTCCAGGCGACCAAGTCCATCAACAGCCCCTGGTCATGGAAGGCGGCTGTGATCACTCAGCTCTGCCCGGCACTACTATCACTGGTTCTATTCATCCCTCTGGTCCCCGAATCGCCTTACTTTTTGGTAGCAAAAGGCCGAACGGATCAGGCACGTCGATGCTTGAGCATAATACGAGGCCAGGATGACCACGACGTAGAtgccgagatcctcgagatTCAGACCACCTTGGAGCACGAGCGACAACTGAGCTCGAGTGGACAGAACCCCAGCTACCTCGAATGTTTCCAAAAGACTGATCTGCGCCGCACAATGATTGCATGTCTTCCAGTGGTCATGCAGCTCTTCCTTGGCTTCCCGCTGTGTGGCAATTACCTTGCCTACTTCCTCACTCTTTCAGGTGTCAGCGACGCTTTCTTGATCACGCTGATCTCAGTCTTACTCTCTATGTTTGCCGTTGTATCGGCTTTCTCTCTTGTCGAGCGTGTCGGACGGCGACCTCAGGTCTTGTTCGGCACCTGTGGCATGCTGGGATGTCTGCTTGTCATCAGCCTGCTAGGGTTCTTTGGCCGCGGTGAAGTCTGGAACAGCAAAGTCCTAGCAGCCTTTTGCATCATTTGGTCAATCTTTTATTACTCATCGGTCGGTGCTGTCGGATGGACTATTGTCGGAGAAATCTCGTCGGCTCGTCTGCGCGCCAAGACAACGTCTCTAGCTGCTGTCTCCAGCTCGGTGTTCAATATGGGCTGGTCCATCGCCATTCCTTACCTTGTCAATGCGGAGGAGGCCAATTTGGGGCCGAAGTCAGGTCTCATTTTTCTTGGCTGCGGTACAGTCCTTGCAGTAATTTCGTTCTTTGTTATCCCGGAGACGAAAGGAAAATCTTTCCATGAACTTGACGACATGTTCGCTAACCGACTGTCGGCAAGAAAGTTTTAA
- a CDS encoding Putative glycoside hydrolase, family 3, glycoside hydrolase family 3 domain, immunoglobulin produces MKSLTHLLYFLLASSALAVQPWLDKALSTEERLLSFIAQLNDTQKHAMVQGDTEVSIITTTATAGFSSSFIDKFTQLTDNGTGVNACIGHIQGNSTLGIPDICMGDGPAGVGNSLDNVTAFPAPVMAASSWNTSLQYEYGQALAQEHLGKGRNIVLAPTINILRSPLWARAAETLSEDPWLTARMAVAGTMGIQSQGALACPKHLAAYNQDTNRFGIGPAWVTVNPVVDKRTMHELYLPAFKASVQEADAASVMCSYNRLNGSFTCENDWLLNTTLRQDWGFKGFVVADWYFSTRSTVKAVMAGLDISMPGGDLTNSYGFPAYYGDLLAEAINNGSIPRRRLDDMVERVWRYMFKLGQVDNPVKGDSTAHVRTQEHLDLAQRMVEDGAVLLKNAQDTLPISSEKYSKIAVFGIGATAENQVSENHGGFVIDSTMVVQAPLDALQRRGSIENISVEYAETYPGTGQFPTAPSRMFRDGGVNVTYYKTTDFSGPVIKTDFVPNITIATYPSELWKAYPDVFSAIYEATFLPNTTGMYHFSMYGQGTALLYLDDVLLANMSFANFGNYVQGNAYLKYGSEHKLVIKYDMGYSLSTGGYGVTLGVDVGNETRDSVAEELAGWADLSIILASDRLSEGADNGMGLSLPGDQNALISRLAGLSKRTVVILNTNSAVLMPWIKDVDGVMEIWYPGQQVGLALERLLFGDVSPSGKLPLTFPKSLKDTIQINTDIDVPYSEGLYVGYKAYDQSGVKPLFSFGHGLTYSTFNLEDLEVSLTKDSFVARATLRNEGARSAKQVVQLYVGYPDAAKEPPKLLRAFEKTEVEAGGAEIVELVVKFEDLKIWDDDTDEWRLVGGQYEILLGFSASDIRLQQTLDI; encoded by the coding sequence ATGAAGTCGTTAACTCATCTCTTGTATTTCCTGTTAGCATCGAGTGCGCTTGCTGTTCAGCCATGGCTTGACAAAGCCTTGTCAACGGAAGAACGACTTCTTTCATTCATAGCTCAACTCAACGATACCCAAAAACATGCCATGGTACAAGGTGACACGGAGGTCAGTATAATCACGACTACTGCCACCGCTGGATTCAGTTCGTCCTTCATTGACAAGTTTACACAGCTGACCGACAACGGAACGGGCGTCAACGCCTGTATCGGACACATCCAGGGAAACTCCACCCTCGGCATCCCCGATATTTGCATGGGCGACGGTCCCGCAGGCGTCGGCAACTCCCTGGACAACGTAACCGCTTTTCCGGCTCCGGTGATGGCAGCCAGTTCCTGGAACACGTCCTTGCAGTATGAATATGGCCAGGCACTTGCCCAGGAGCATCTGGGAAAAGGTCGTAACATCGTCCTTGCGCCAACCATCAACATCCTCCGTTCTCCCCTTTGGGCTCGCGCCGCTGAGACGCTCTCTGAGGACCCTTGGCTGACCGCACGCATGGCGGTTGCGGGTACAATGGGAATCCAGAGTCAGGGAGCATTGGCATGTCCGAAGCATCTCGCGGCGTACAACCAGGACACCAACAGGTTCGGTATTGGTCCTGCGTGGGTAACGGTGAATCCTGTTGTCGACAAGAGAACGATGCATGAGCTCTATCTGCCAGCGTTTAAAGCAAGCGTACAAGAGGCGGATGCAGCGAGCGTCATGTGCTCTTATAACCGACTCAACGGCTCCTTCACCTGCGAGAACGATTGGCTGCTCAACACCACTCTGCGGCAGGATTGGGGCTTCAAGGGCTTCGTGGTCGCGGACTGGTATTTTTCCACTCGGAGTaccgtcaaggccgtcatggCAGGGCTGGACATCTCCATGCCGGGTGGGGATCTGACGAACAGCTACGGATTCCCAGCGTACTACGGCGACCTTCTTGCTGAAGCCATCAATAATGGATCGATCCCGCGGAGGCGCCTCGATGATATGGTCGAGAGAGTCTGGCGCTACATGTTCAAGCTAGGACAAGTCGACAACCCGGTGAAAGGCGACTCCACAGCTCATGTGCGCACCCAAGAACACCTGGATTTGGCGCAGCGAATGGTTGAAGACGGTGCGGTACTGCTCAAGAATGCTCAGGACACGCTCCCTATTTCCTCTGAGAAGTATTCCAAGATTGCAGTCTTTGGTATTGGGGCGACCGCCGAGAACCAAGTCTCAGAGAACCATGGCGGCTTTGTTATCGACTCCACCATGGTTGTACAAGCACCCCTTGACGCCCTCCAGCGCCGTGGAAGCATCGAAAACATCTCAGTCGAATACGCAGAAACATATCCCGGCACCGGACAGTTCCCCACAGCTCCCTCACGCATGTTccgggacggcggcgtgaaCGTTACGTACTACAAAACCACCGACTTCTCTGGCCCTGTCATCAAAACAGACTTCGTCCCCAACATCACAATCGCCACCTATCCTTCTGAGCTGTGGAAAGCGTACCCGGATGTCTTCTCAGCGATTTACGAGGCAACCTTTCTCCCAAACACGACTGGCATGTACCATTTCTCTATGTACGGCCAGGGTACCGCACTCTTGTATCTGGACGATGTCCTTTTGGCCAACATGTCATTCGCGAACTTTGGTAACTACGTCCAGGGCAATGCATATCTCAAATACGGATCCGAACACAAACTCGTGATCAAATACGATATGGGTTACTCGCTGTCCACCGGCGGATACGGTGTCACCCTCGGCGTAGACGTCGGCAACGAAACTCGAGACTccgtggccgaggagctcgctGGGTGGGCAGACCTGAGCATCATTCTCGCTTCTGATCGGCTTTCGGAAGGCGCCGACAATGGAATGGGACTCTCTTTGCCTGGCGATCAAAATGCGCTCATCAGCCGACTGGCCGGCCTTTCCAAAAGAACGGTGGTCATTCTCAACACGAACTCAGCGGTTCTCATGCCCTGGATCAAGGATGTGGATGGCGTAATGGAGATCTGGTATCCGGGTCAACAGGTCGGTCTGGCGCTCGAGCGCCTCCTTTTCGGTGACGTCAGCCCGAGCGGAAAACTGCCTTTGACGTTTCCGAAAAGTCTGAAGGACACGATACAGATCAACACAGACATCGACGTGCCATACTCGGAAGGTCTATACGTGGGGTACAAGGCTTATGACCAAAGCGGCGTAAAGCCTTTGTTCTCGTTCGGGCATGGGTTGACGTATTCCACGTTCAACTTGGAAGACTTGGAAGTCTCGTTGACCAAGGACTCTTTCGTTGCCAGGGCAACACTAAGAAATGAAGGAGCGCGAAGCGCAAAACAGGTTGTTCAGCTCTATGTCGGGTATCCTGATGCTGCCAAAGAGCCGCCGAAGCTGTTGAGGGCGTTTGAGAAGACTGAAGTTGAGGCTGGCGGTGCGGAGATTGTTGAGTTGGTCGTCAAATTTGAGGATCTGAAGATATGGGATGACGACACTGACGAATGGAGATTGGTGGGCGGCCAATATGAGATCCTCTTGGGATTCTCAGCATCTGATATCCGGTTACAGCAGACTTTGGACATATAG
- a CDS encoding Putative glycoside hydrolase, family 3, glycoside hydrolase family 3 domain, PA14 — protein sequence MFRWTYTATDPGVTHSYNDFVRKGVTNSHPGMAPAATFCWKTFSMISEVSNSAILAALSLDEKISLLAGGSQWRTTAIERLKVPTLKVSDGPSGARGEIFGENVPAAFLPCGVSLGATWDVNLLRELGELLAEECKSKSASVLLAPTICIHRHPLGGRNFESFSEDPFLTGKLAVAHIKGIQSRGVGATPKHFVGNDQETKRFKVNAHISPRALREVYLLPFQMAVREADPWCMMSAYNKVNGHYCDASRELLIDIARNEWKWDGVFMSDWGGTTSTVDSINHGLDLEMPGPPTLRSTEALKDPLRDGLIDMTRIDESASRMLALLEKAGRFQNAPDEPEYCCDNPATRDLLLKAASSGIVLLKNDMNTLPIGPLGRTVSKLAVVGPNAKRVVAGGGGSSYIKAPYWTSVYDSLERDISPHGTEMVFHERREGEQISADPINRRSHTLSLASIGPAKLFVDNEPILEQSGSFDEKSTLFFSYGSGEARASLSLTAGREYHIQIDCLSHDRQLDPVIAARMDPMEDRFQGVRLGYEEADARDLPAEAARMANNCDAAIVVVGRDKEWETEGQDIPIFELPGEQVRLIREVAASCSRTIVVVQAETPVQTKDWIDEVQAVLYTWYQGQELGNASAQIICGKENPSGRLPVTFPLDIKDCPAYSSFPGEQNETYYTEGLYVGYRWWDLVGTKPQYPIGYGLSYNEFAVKAGSISSTTLNEHTPLMADVWCGTLADTTFLGDRPLYSGVA from the exons ATGTTCCGTTGGACATACACTGCGACAGACCCCGGTGTAACACACTCGTACAACGACTTCGTGAGGAAGGGGGTGACGAACAGCCACCCTGGAATGG CTCCGGCGGCAACCTTCTGCTGGAAAACCTTCTCCATGATTTCCGAAGTA TCTAACTCGGCTATCCTCGCCGCCTTGTCACTTGACGAGAAGATTTCGCTGCTCGCAGGTGGCTCACAATGGCGTACCACTGCAATCGAGCGATTGAAAGTACCAACTTTAAAG GTCTCCGACGGCCCATCTGGGGCGCGAGGAGAGATATTTGGTGAAAATGTTCCAGCTGCTTTCCTTCCGTGCGGTGTCAGCTTAGGAGCCACTTGGGACGTTAACCTCTTGAGAGAGCTAGGAGAACTTTTGGCAGAAGAG TGTAAATCCAAGTCTGCTTCAGTGCTGTTAGCTCCGACCATATGTATTCATCGGCAtcctctcggcggccgcaATTTTGAGTCCTTCAGTGAAGACCCGTTCCTTACGGGAAAGCTTGCTGTAGCCCACATCAAGGGTATACAATCTCGTGGTGTGGGAGCAACTCCAAAACACTTTGTGG GGAACGACCAAGAGACCAAACGCTTCAAAGTGAACGCTCACATAAGCCCTCGTGCGCTTCGAGAGGTGTACCTGTTGCCATTTCAAATGGCTGTCCGCGAAGCCGATCCTTGGTGTATGATGTCAGCGTACAACAAGGTGAACGGTCACTATTGCGATGCTTCCCGCGAACTTCTAATCGACATCGCACGGAACGAGTGGAAATGGGATGGCGTTTTCATGAGTGACTGGGGTGGCACAACATCGACAGTCGACTCGATCAACCACGGGCTGGACCTAGAGATGCCCGGGCCGCCCACCTTGCGGTCTACTGAGGCTCTGAAAGACCCTTTGAGGGACGGTTTGATCGACATGACCAGGATTGACGAGTCAGCTAGTCGGATGCTTGCACTACTGGAAAAAGCAGGACGGTTCCAGAACGCCCCTGATGAGCCAGAGTACTGTTGCGACAACCCCGCCACAAGGGATCTGTTACTTAAAGCAGCTTCGTCAGGAATTGTTTTACTGAAAAACGACATGAACACCCTGCCGATTGGGCCACTCGGACGGACTGTATCCAAACTTGCAGTTGTCGGACCCAACGCCAAGAGAGtggttgccggcggcggaggaagcAGCTACATCAAGGCACCTTACTGGACTTCAGTGTATGACTCACTGGAGCGCGACATCAGCCCGCACGGGACCGAGATGGTCTTTCACGAAAGGCGCGAGGGTGAACAGATATCTGCCGACCCCATCAACCGTC GTAGTCACACGCTTTCGCTGGCGTCCATTGGCCCAGCCAAGCTGTTCGTTGACAACGAGCCAATCCTTGAACAGTCGGGTTCTTTCGATGAAAAGTCTACACTCTTCTTCTCATATGGCAGTGGCGAAGCCCGGGCATCGCTGTCCCTgacggccggccgagagTACCACATCCAGATCGATTGCCTTTCGCACGATAGACAACTCGACCCCGTTATCGCGGCAAGGATGGATCCCATGGAGGACAGATTCCAAGGGGTTCGTCTGGGGTATGAGGAAGCTGACGCTAGAGACTTGCCTGCCGAAGCGGCTCGAATGGCAAACAATTGTGACGCAGctattgttgttgtcggaCGCGACAAAGAGTGGGAAACAGAAGGACAGGACATCCCCATCTTTGAACTTCCCGGTGAGCAAGTTCGGTTGATTCGCGAAGTCGCGGCCAGTTGCAGCCGGACAATCGTGGTCGTGCAGGCAGAAACGCCAGTGCAGACGAAAGATTGGATAGACGAGGTGCAGGCAGTTCTATATACCTGGTATCAGGGACAAGAACTTGGCAACGCTTCGGCTCAGATCATCTGCGGCAAGGAGAACCCCTCGGGTAGGCTGCCAGTCACGTTCCCTCTCGATATCAAGGACTGTCCTGCGTACTCCTCATTCCCGGGAGAGCAAAACGAGACCTACTACACGGAAGGTCTTTACGTCGGCTACCGTTGGTGGGATCTTGTCGGGACCAAGCCACAGTACCCAATTGGTTACGGCCTTTCCTACAATGAGTTCGCGGTCAAAGCAGGCTCCATCTCCTCAACCACACTGAACGAGCATACTCCGTTAATGGCAGATGTTTGGTGCGGAACACTGGCGGATACGACGTTCCTGGGCGACAGACCATTATACTCTGGTGTCGCCTGA
- a CDS encoding Putative major facilitator, sugar transporter, MFS transporter superfamily produces MSLLTEKNTGLHPEHVDTKSRESPAAVQHKAAAQFRDLWKFKRSVLTALGCSTAPIIIGYDLTLMGSIIANREFVKKFGVFDENIGNLTLPASQQLVWTIVQYVAAIVTAFVAGQLNDVCGRRFFFFFTVG; encoded by the exons ATGTCGCTCTTGACCGAGAAAAATACCGGACTTCATCCTGAGCATGTTGACACAAAGTCTCGAGAATCCCCGGCTGCCGTGCAGCACAAGGCAGCTGCCCAGTTCAGAGACCTCTGGAAATTTAAGAGAAGCGTGCTGACCG CTCTTGGATGCTCTACCGCCCCCATCATCATTGGCTACGACCTCACATTGATGGGCTCCATCATAGCCAACCGAGAATTCGTCAAGAAATTCGGGGTATTCGACGAAAACATCGGCAACTTGACTCTTCCGGCAAGCCAACAACTGGTCTGGACCATTGTTCAGTACGTTGCTGCTATCGTCACTGCCTTTGTCGCTGGTCAGCTGAATGATGTATGCGGCCGCCggttctttttcttctttacAGTTGGGTAA
- a CDS encoding Putative glucose-methanol-choline oxidoreductase, FAD/NAD(P)-binding domain superfamily — MFPHLEFVNGYKVELRAAFGSPFPRRLRPPRSPFTARDEARGRPFVAASLMISLKSGGQRVIVPRKEIILCAGAIDTPRLMLLSGLGPKSQLEGLGIDVVKDIPGVGENLQDHPEGIIMWELNRPVPPNQTTMNSDAGLFLRREPTDAAGSDGNVADLMMHCYQAPYSHHTERAGFEFIPNPYVFCMIPNIPRPRSRGRVYLTSAKPAVKPALDFQCFSDPEGYDAAPMTWGIKAARKIARQSPFKEWLKREVAPGPAYQTDDDISKYARSVHHTVYHPCGTTKMGDVTRDEMAVVDPQLRVRGLSGLRFANAGIFREIPTINPMFTVLAVGERAAELIAAEDSWKKPTWRADIYEVQEYAAGALASESLLIIDPQIVSHPCLGIFGRRVGRLIGEVAWAGNLVKNAGLLVRLPQFGVSAHAHGFILQATEHVLESRGKIAESQQATDDEQVQRQVRVVLVDPLLRPGALLDKDGLPVLVESSPQPAKDVDGGPEARSGPRIHQVHKGGVALSAAQDQRRHLVRARAEMDVDNPADKGVPDDRFLESILISLAKRYSNQMRRKDVLI, encoded by the exons ATGTTCCCGCACTTAGAGTTTGTTAATGGATACAAAGTGGAGCTGCGTGCA GCCTTCGGCAGCCCCTTTCCTAGGCGCCTAAGGCCACCACGAAGCCCATTCACTGCCCGGGACGAAGCCCGCGGCAGGCCCTTCGTTGCCGCTAGCCTTATGATTTCCCTCAAGTCGGGCGGTCAACGTGTCATCGTCCCCAGGAAGGAAATCATTCTGTGCGCCGGTGCCATAGATACGCCACGGCTCATGCTTTTGTCCGGCCTCGGCCCCAAGAGCCAGCTCGAAGGGCTGGGAATCGACGTCGTTAAAGACATTcctggcgtcggcgagaacCTCCAGGATCACCCGGAAGGAATCATCATGTGGGAGCTAAACAGGCCGGTCCCGCCTAACCAGACCACGATGAACTCTGATGCCGGGCTCTTCCTACGGCGAGAGCCAacagacgccgccggcagcgacGGGAATGTGGCGGACTTGATGATGCACTGTTATCAGGCCCCCTATTCCCACCACACCGAGCGAGCTGGGTTCGAATTCATCCCCAACCCTTACGTCTTCTGCATGATTCCGAACATCCCCCGACCCCGTTCGCGAGGCCGGGTTTATCTCACGTCGGCCAAGCCTGCCGTCAAGCCGGCCCTCGACTTTCAGTGTTTCTCCGATCCCGAAGGATACGATGCTGCACCCATGACCTGGGGAATCAAGGCGGCCCGTAAAATCGCCCGGCAAAGTCCATTTAAAGAATGGTTGAAACGAGAGGTAGCGCCAGGTCCAGCCTACCAGACTGACGACGACATCAGCAAATATGCTCGCAGCGTCCACCATACAGTGTACCACCCGTGCGGAACCACTAAGATGGGTGATGTTACGCGTGACGAAATGGCTGTTGTAGACCCGCAACTTAGGGTCCGAGGTTTGAGTGGACTGCGCTTTGCTAATGCTGGTATTTTCCGGGAAATTCCTACAATCAACCCAATGTTTACAGTGTTAGCAGTCGGCGAGCGGGCTGCAGAACTGATTGCTGCTGAGGACTCCTGGAAGAAACCTACATGGCGCGCAGACATATA CGAGGTCCAAGAGTATGCAGCTGGCGCCCTGGCCAGCGAGTCGCTGCTCATCATCGATCCACAGATCGTCTCCCATCCATGTCTTGGCATCTTTGGTCGTCGGGTCGGGCGTCTCATCGGAGAAGTAGCCTGGGCGGGAAACTTAGTTAAGAACGCCGGCCTGCTTGTTCGTCTTCCGCAGTTCGGCGTTTCCGCCCACGCTCATGGCTTTATTCTCCAAGCGACCGAGCACGTGCTGGAATCACGCGGGAAAATTGCCGAGAGCCAGCAGGCCACGGATGATGAGCAAGTGCAGCGACAAGTAAGGGTGGTTCTTGTTGACCCATTGCTCAGACCTGGTGCTCTTCTCGATAAAGACGGCCTTCCTGTCTTGGTTGAAAGTTCACCTCAGCCAGCCAAAGATGTTGATGGCGGTCCAGAGGCTCGGAGCGGCCCAAGAATTCATCAAGTCCACAAAGGGGGCGTTgccctctccgccgcccaggaTCAGAGACGTCACCTGGTCCGGGCCAGAGCTGAGATGGACGTGGATAATCCAGCTGACAAAGGGGTGCCAGATGATAGGTTTCTGGAGTCTATTTTGATATCACTAGCCAAGCGCTACTCGAATCAAATGCGACGAAAGGACGTCCTTATTTAG